A single region of the Micropterus dolomieu isolate WLL.071019.BEF.003 ecotype Adirondacks linkage group LG02, ASM2129224v1, whole genome shotgun sequence genome encodes:
- the LOC123957139 gene encoding uncharacterized protein LOC123957139 translates to MGRLDDAAKHKVVELRKAGLSFRKIKAVLELENIKVSAQAIYLFLREFQGRPPGRVRPVEAGSSTSSAQVQPRSGPIQENWSNIHLQNLMREASHHPGFTAPANFAKQTSTNPDTGAKPSGSGEICGGTRLEQQHEGDKEENDIQIVSVTSLAQNSQRRSPQSSVTRAETGAVSSTITASGAYMRRRVTPSPATNSMLAARKRLLDKALSHRMKSFHQVASLLRRDHLSVQGADLRNAMPQPPETYDLTTEKTVMESQPGGGGAPRQFLTQRPGLSVRSHHPVPRVGIRLPNQPPSPLTSSAPGVATIHLQNPGSQGTTRSDRNPSPQQAVQDAGGRSGLQDQIQTLGSEVRSLGLAVKMLVEQQCRLEREQAQQTHIQKQILSTLQSFASKLGRCSSVQQQHNKTPSPSGLPTASASTSFSQDTFNFSHGTYTQCSQTQPSYNSLESLENVEAFKLPRLSPSSINGFPPCTNAENLPLTHSPPQTQAYAAAYPPQNSQTLMPTYTQSYVSTYNQSHAQTFRGSESKTSDFQSSCPTRTLQDCSVSTQPVMNNHSSQDQQINIIKVEGP, encoded by the exons ATGGGCCGGCTGGATGATGCCGCCAAGCACAAAGTAGTGGAGCTGCGGAAGGCTGGTCTGAGTTTCCGTAAGATCAAAGCTGTGCTGGAGCTGGAGAACATCAAGGTGTCTGCCCAGGCCATCTACCTGTTCCTGAGGGAGTTTCAAGGGAGGCCGCCAGGGAGGGTTAGACCTGTGGAGGCTGGAAGCAGCACATCATCAGCACAAGTGCAGCCTCGATCTGGCCCAATACAAGAGAACTGGAGTAACATTCACCTCCAAAACCTTATGCGGGAGGCATCTCACCATCCTGGCTTTACAGCACCTGCAAACTTTGCCAAACAGACTTCCACAAATCCGGATACTGGTGCAAAGCCTTCTGGATCTGGGGAGATCTGTGGAGGTACCAGGCTAGAACAGCAACATGAGGGAGATAAGGAAGAAAATGACATCCAGATTGTTAGTGTCACCTCCCTTGCACAGAACAGCCAACGAAGAAGTCCCCAGTCCTCTGTAACAAGGGCAGAGACAGGTGCTGTGTCTTCCACAATAACAGCTTCTGGAGCATACATGAGGAGGAGGGTCACACCGTCTCCAGCCACTAATTCAATGCTGGCAGCTCGAAAGAGACTTTTGGATAAAGCGCTGTCACACAGGATGAAG TCATTCCACCAGGTGGCATCATTGTTGAGGAGAGATCACTTGAGTGTCCAAGGTGCTGATTTGAGAAATGCAATGCCACAACCACCTGAAACGTATGATCTGACCACTGAAAAG ACTGTTATGGAAAGTCAGCCTGGAGGAGGTGGTGCCCCCAGGCAATTTCTCACACAGAGACCAGGTCTGTCTGTCCGTTCCCATCACCCTGTCCCTCGGGTTGGTATTCGTCTTCCGAATCAGCCACCATCACCTTTAACATCCTCTGCTCCTGGGGTGGCCACCATCCATCTACAGAACCCTGGAAGCCAGGGCACAACTCGTAGTGACAGGAACCCGAGCCCCCAACAGGCAGTCCAGGACGCCGGAGGGAGAAGTGGTCTGCAGGATCAAATTCAGACCCTGGGCTCTGAGGTGCGCAGCTTGGGTCTGGCAGTGAAGATGCTAGTGGAGCAGCAGTGCCGCCTGGAGAGGGAGCAGGCACAGCAGACGCACATTCAGAAGCAGATCCTCAGCACTCTCCAGAGTTTTGCTTCCAAACTGGGACGCTGTAGCAGTGTtcaacagcagcacaacaaaACTCCATCACCCTCTGGTTTGCCAACAGCTTCTGCATCTACCTCCTTCAGCCAAGACACCTTCAACTTCAGCCATGGCACGTACACTCAGTGCAGCCAAACCCAGCCAAGCTACAACTCTTTAGAGAGTTTAGAAAATGTAGAGGCCTTTAAATTGCCAAGACTGAGCCCTTCAAGCATAAATGGGTTTCCGCCATGTACAAATGCCGAGAACCTCCCACTTACTCACTCTCCCCCTCAGACACAAGCATATGCAGCTGCATATCCACCGCAAAACAGTCAAACACTCATGCCAACCTACACACAGTCCTATGTCTCTACATACAACCAGTCACATGCTCAGACTTTCAGAGGATCAGAGAGTAAAACATCAGATTTCCAAAGCAGCTGTCCAACGAGGACTCTCCAGGATTGCAGTGTGTCAACCCAGCCGGTGATGAATAACCACTCGTCACAGGATCAGCAAATCAATATCATCAAAGTGGAAGGACCTTAG
- the LOC123957156 gene encoding RNA-binding protein with serine-rich domain 1-like has protein sequence VALRWRRNFRFVVITERRFLWQQVAGTKSPRLKEMAPSPTKRKEEEKTKDRGKEKTGTKDGDKERGREKVKRRRSASTGSSSSRSRSSSTSSSSSGSSSGSSSGSSSSGSSRSGSSSSRSSSSSSSSGSPSPSRRRHDNRRRSRSASKTQKRGDDKERRKRSPSPKPTKVHLGRLTRNVTKDHIQEIFSTYGKIKMVEMPVDRNHPHLSRGYAYVEFETSDEAQKALKHMDGGQIDGQEITASAVLTQRVRPPPRRPSPPRRMPPPPPMWRRSPPRMRRRSRSPRRRSPARRRSRSRSPGRRRHRSRSSSNSSR, from the exons GTGGCGCTCAGGTGGAGACGTAACTTCCGCTTTGTCGTCATCACCGAGCGACGTTTCCTCTGGCAGCAAGTGGCTGGAACGAAATCACCGCGTTTGAAAGAAAT GGCACCATCCCCCACAAAgcggaaggaggaggaaaaaacaaaagacagaggcaaagaaaaaaCTGGTACCAAGGACggagacaaggagagaggaCGGGAGAAAGTAAAAAGACGCCGCAGTGCTTCCActggcagtagcagcagcag GTCCAGATCTAGCTCAACTTCAAGCAGCAGCTCTGGTTCGAGCTCCGGTTCCTCAAGTGGATCCAGCTCATCTGGTTCTAGCCGCTCGGGTTCTTCAAGCTCtcgttcctcctcctcttcaagCTCGTCAGGCTCCCCCAGCCCCAGCCGTAGACGCCACGACAACCGCCGCCGCTCCCGCTCAGC GTCCAAAACACAGAAGAGGGGAGATGATAAGGAGCGAAGGAAAAGAAGCCCAAGTCCAAAACCAACTAAAGTTCATTTAGGGCGGCTGACCAGGAATGTCACCAAG GACCACATCCAGGAGATCTTTTCCACTTATGGAAAAATCAAAATGGTCGAAATGCCAGTAGACAGGAACCACCCTCATCTGTCCAGGGGCTACGCTTATGTTGAGTTTGAGACTTCTGACGAGGCCCAGAAAGCCCTCAAACACATGGACGGAG GTCAGATTGACGGACAGGAAATCACTGCATCTGCCGTGCTGACTCAACGGGTCCGTCCTCCACCTCGTAGACCATCTCCCCCTCGTAGAATGCCCCCGCCACCACCTATGTGGCGTCGCAGTCCACCGCGCATGAGGAGAAG GTCCCGCTCCCCGAGGAGGCGGTCCCCAGCACGCCGTCGCTCTCGCTCCAGATCTCCTGGTCGCAGGCGTCACCGCTCTCGTTCCAGCTCTAACTCCTCCAGATAG
- the LOC123957172 gene encoding arf-GAP with dual PH domain-containing protein 1-like: MTSDQDKNRQRMKQLLGKPGNGHCVDCGAADPEWGSYTLGVFVCHSCSGLHRNIAQISKVKSILLDPWSSSEVEFMNSAGNNAAKAKYEQIVPAFYYRPTHKDCTLLREQWIRAKYERKEFVCVEKQEPYSAGYREGFLWKRGRDNGQYLSRKFILSEREGVLKYFNKHDAREPKAIMKINTVNATFQPTKIGTAHGLQINYLKDNSTRNIFVYHEDGKEMVDWFNAIRAARFHYLQVAFPGAPVSDLLPKLTRNYLKEGYMEKTGPKHTEGFKKRWFTMDDRRLMYFKDPLDAYARGEVFIGGKDNSYTVLAGLPLNIQGNHWQFGITIVTPERKFLCACETEEDQKDWIAAIETVINRPMLPQEYAVEAYFKHKP, from the exons ATGACTTCGGATCAAGACAAGAACAGACAGCGTATGAAACAGCTTCTGGGGAAACCTGGGAATGGACACTGTGTGGACTGCGGAGCTGCAG ATCCGGAGTGGGGATCCTACACCctaggtgtgtttgtgtgtcacagCTGCTCAGGCCTCCATAGAAACATTGCTCAGATCAGCAAGGTGAAATCTATCCTGCTGGATCCCTGGAGCTCCTCTGAGGTGGAG tttATGAACTCTGCGGGTAACAATGCTGCCAAGGCCAAATATGAACAGATAGTTCCTGCCTTCTACTACCGTCCCACACACAAAGACTGCAC GCTCCTGCGGGAACAATGGATCCGAGCCAAGTACGAGAGGaaggagtttgtgtgtgtggagaagcAGGAGCCCTACTCGGCAG GCTATAGAGAGGGGTTTCTATGGAAACGAGGCAGAGACAACGGACAGTACCTCAGCCGAAAATTTATTCTATCTGAACGGGAAGGTGTTTTGAAGTACTTCAACAAGCATGAT gCAAGAGAGCCCAAAGCAATAATGAAGATCAATACTGTGAATGCCACATTCCAGCCAACAAAAATCGGCACTGCCCACGGCCTGCAGATAAACTATTTGAAGGACAACAGCACTAGGAACATCTTTGTTTACCATGAGGATGGAAAG GAAATGGTAGATTGGTTCAACGCCATCAGAGCCGCCAGGTTTCACTACTTGCAGGTGGCTTTTCCTGGAGCTCCCGTCTCTGAT TTGTTGCCAAAGTTAACCAGGAACTACTTAAAGGAGGGTTACATGGAGAAGACTGGTCCAAAG CACACAGAGGGCTTCAAGAAGAGATGGTTCACGATGGATGACAGGAGGCTCATGTACTTCAAAGATCCACTG GACGCCTATGCACGAGGTGAGGTTTTCATTGGTGGCAAGGATAACAGCTACACTGTGCTTGCTGGGCTCCCCCTGAACATTCAGGGCAATCATTGGCAGTTTGGAATCACCATAGTGACCCCAGAAAGGAAGTTCTTATGTGCATGCGAGACTGAAGAGGATCAGAAAGACTGGATCGCTGCAATTGAGACTGTTATCAACAGACCAATGCTGCCTCAGGAGTATGCAG TGGAGGCCTATTTTAAGCACAAACCATGA